The following DNA comes from Clostridia bacterium.
TTTCAAACTTATCGTAGCTATGTACATAAACAATATGACTATGTCCTCCTGATGCAACAAGACATATAAAAGGCGGCTCAAGCTCTTCAAAATCAAGATAATTTGCTGCTATATGCCCTTCTATATGGTGTACTCCCACAAGTGGCTTATTCTTGGCAAAAGCCATACCTTTAGCAGCTGATAATCCTACAAGAAGAGCTCCTACAAGTCCAGGCCCATAAGTAACACCAACCACGTCTATGTCATCGATTTTTATTCCAGCTTCCTCTATAGCCTGATTAATGACATGCATCACCAGCTCCACATGCTTTCTGGAAGCTATTTCAGGTACTACCCCTCCATATTTCTGATGTACATCAATCTGTGAAGATATAATATTTGAAAGTATCTGTCTACCGTCTTTTACCACCGCAGCCGAAGTTTCATCACAGCTTGTCTCTATACCAAGTACGATTATCTCTTTCACCATAAACACCTGCGCTTTTCATATCAATAGTTCTCAATATATAATAGCTTAACGGATAAGCTTTTACAAGCATATATGTCGGGACTCATATCTTCCTTATGAATATATTAAGCAATGATTTCACGTTTTATCCGTAAAAAAGCATGTGCATATGTATCTAAAATAATAGAAAAAGCTCTTCCTGTCGTATTTAGGAAAAGCCTCTTCTATTGTTCAATAGTCAATTCTGTATTAAGCAGGCAGTAAAAGGGGGTGAATTAAATCTTAAAAACTGCCCCGCTCAATGCATCTATTTCAAGAGATATTTTGCCATTGCTGATATTATGCATCTTTCCGCTTATTTCTTCATAGACCTTGCCTGTATCCCTGTTTATATCTATTTCGAAAGTCTGCACCGTTTCACTGTTGTTTATCACCACTAAAAGTTCTTCATCGTCAGCCTGTCTTGAAAATGCATATATATTTTTCTGCAAATCAACAGATTTAGTAACGTATTTTCCAAGCATTGATTTCATATATTTCTTTCTTATGGCAATAATCTTTTTATAGTAATTGAATATATCCGTTGAAACCTCATCATCATCCCATTTCATAGGTTTCCTGTATTCTACCTCTTCCCTTCCCATTAAGCCTTTTTCATCCCCGTAATATATGGAAGGCATACCTACATGCATCATCTGGAATAAAGCAGCCGTCTTAAGTCTCCTTATATCTCCATCTGCATACGAGAGAAACCTTATTACATCATGGCTGTCAAGAAGGTTCATTTGCGCATACTGAATATTGTGCTTATATCTCATTAGAAGATAGTTTATTCTAGCATCAAACTGAACTGCACTAATGACACTTTTTGCAAAATAATCAATACATGCATATGTAAAGTTATAGTTCATCAAAGAGTCAAACTGATCGCCCTGTACCCATGCCCTTGCATCATCCCATATTTCTCCTATTAAAAGAGCATCGGGTTTTACAGCCTTTACTGCTTTTCTGAATTCCCTCCAAAAATCGTGGTTTACCTCATTTGCTACATCAAGCCTCCATCCGTCAATATCAGCTTCCTTAATCCAGTATTTTCCCACGTCTACGAAATAATCGACAACCTCTTTTTTTCCGGTATTCAGCTTGGGCATTGTCTCAACATATGCAAAGCATTCATAATTAGGGTTTTTTTCATATCTGAGAGGAAAATCATAAATATAGAACCAGTCCTTATATTCCGACTTCTCCCCTTTTTCCCTCAAATCCCTGAATGCAAAGAAGTCCGGTCCCGAGTGGTTGAATACTGCATCGAGAACAACCCTGACTCCTGACTCGTGACATTTTTTTACAAGCTCTTTAAAATCCTCATTTGAACCAAAGCACGGGTCAACAGAGTAATAATCTATAGTATCGTACTTATGCCACGAGTTTGCGGCGAAAATCGGGTTCAGGTATATGCAATTGATACCCAGCTCCACGATATACGGTATATTATCAATTATGTCCCTCAGAGTACCTCCGTTCATATTACGGCTACATACACCATTATCGATTTTTATCTCCTTGCGTGCACGGATGGCCTTATCCCCGGAGCCGACAAAGCTGTCAGGGAATATCTGATAAATTACCGCTTCTTTTGCCCATCCCGGAACTTCAGCAATATCTTCCTCTCTGATATAATGGAATGTAAAGTACTTCTGACGATCATAATCCAGTTTTTCATGGAAGTCATTGTCATAATAGTAAAGCGACTCTATACCGTCATAAATCATAAAATAATAACATACTCTGGTGAGCTTTGTATGAACTGTCGCCTCAAAATAATCATAAAACCTGTCTGAGGCAACGACAAACATTTCGACATTTTCCATACGGACAGGATTTCCCTGGAACATTCTGTCGCCAAAGCACACAACACATCTTTTAAGATCATTCTTTTTCGCCCTCAGCCTTACTATAAAGGTATTTTTATCTATAGCATGGCAGTATTCCGAATATGTCGAATGATATATTGCTTCCAATAGCATGATAAATCTCTCCTTAATTTGCTAATCTCTTATGGCATATACTTGCCGTATAACTACTTAAAATCATATCTTAGAAGCACCTGCACTCAATCCTTCTACAATATACTTCTGTAAATATGTAAACAATATTGTTATTGGAATAGCTACAAGCACCGATCCTGCAGCAAACATAGTAAATTCTGTATTGGTTCTTCCGGTTACCATCTCAAACAGCCCTATTGCAAGCGTCTTCTTATCATCGGACCTTAGTACCAGCCTTGCAAAAATGAAGTCCATCCAAGGTGATATGAAGCTTTGCAATGCAATAAAAGTAAGAATCGGTGTGGATATCGGCATAATAACTTTTAAAAATATAGTAATATTACTCGCACCATCGATCTTTGCCGCCTCCGGTAATGACCGCGGCAGACCATCCATATATCCTTTTACAAGCCATACACCTCCTGGAATAGCCCCACCTGCATATACCAGAATCAACCCCATATGTGTGTTTATAAGATTCAGTTGTAGTAATAGTATAAAAATTGCAAACATACTCATAAAGCCCGGAAACATCTGTACGACAAGCATTGTCATCAGCGTAAATTTTCTTCCCTTGAACCTGAATTGTGATAGTGCATAGGAAGTAATAATTATTAACAAAGTCGCACATATCATTGTAAGAATTGCAATCTTAAAAGTATTCCAATACCATAAGCCAAAGTTTTTTCCATACTGTCTGTCATTAAAAATTTCCTGATAATGGGCAAATGTAATTTTCTCCGGTACCAGGGACACACTATATAGTGAAGAGCCTGTGTTGAAAGAGGCCATAATAGTCCATAATATAGGTATAACCGATTGAATCGCCATTATAGTGAGGATTAGATAAATGCCACCTTTTGTTATCTTTTTTCTGACTTCTGAAGCCATCATTGTATCATATCCTCCTCTTTAAATGATTTTG
Coding sequences within:
- a CDS encoding alpha-glycosidase, with amino-acid sequence MLLEAIYHSTYSEYCHAIDKNTFIVRLRAKKNDLKRCVVCFGDRMFQGNPVRMENVEMFVVASDRFYDYFEATVHTKLTRVCYYFMIYDGIESLYYYDNDFHEKLDYDRQKYFTFHYIREEDIAEVPGWAKEAVIYQIFPDSFVGSGDKAIRARKEIKIDNGVCSRNMNGGTLRDIIDNIPYIVELGINCIYLNPIFAANSWHKYDTIDYYSVDPCFGSNEDFKELVKKCHESGVRVVLDAVFNHSGPDFFAFRDLREKGEKSEYKDWFYIYDFPLRYEKNPNYECFAYVETMPKLNTGKKEVVDYFVDVGKYWIKEADIDGWRLDVANEVNHDFWREFRKAVKAVKPDALLIGEIWDDARAWVQGDQFDSLMNYNFTYACIDYFAKSVISAVQFDARINYLLMRYKHNIQYAQMNLLDSHDVIRFLSYADGDIRRLKTAALFQMMHVGMPSIYYGDEKGLMGREEVEYRKPMKWDDDEVSTDIFNYYKKIIAIRKKYMKSMLGKYVTKSVDLQKNIYAFSRQADDEELLVVINNSETVQTFEIDINRDTGKVYEEISGKMHNISNGKISLEIDALSGAVFKI
- a CDS encoding sugar ABC transporter permease, translating into MMASEVRKKITKGGIYLILTIMAIQSVIPILWTIMASFNTGSSLYSVSLVPEKITFAHYQEIFNDRQYGKNFGLWYWNTFKIAILTMICATLLIIITSYALSQFRFKGRKFTLMTMLVVQMFPGFMSMFAIFILLLQLNLINTHMGLILVYAGGAIPGGVWLVKGYMDGLPRSLPEAAKIDGASNITIFLKVIMPISTPILTFIALQSFISPWMDFIFARLVLRSDDKKTLAIGLFEMVTGRTNTEFTMFAAGSVLVAIPITILFTYLQKYIVEGLSAGASKI